In a single window of the Acipenser ruthenus chromosome 20, fAciRut3.2 maternal haplotype, whole genome shotgun sequence genome:
- the LOC117425131 gene encoding malonyl-CoA decarboxylase, mitochondrial-like produces MLLLGFVRTVCYNARNWRKRVSVTCINNFRGWECLQQAPNYPYLYFRKQRLCFSSTSSVKNMEEILTRTVDSLPTYETRDKSPPPPESSSLEFIQFYRSLDKSQRPEFLFNLSSDFGVDHKCVAELCANVMDSQKRDISTVLQAEDRLRYCLTPRYKVLLNHISRVEGGVKFLVDLKADVIEILASKTNDSPHIRDLNGTLKSMLSEWFSVGLLSLERVTWKSPCELLQKISQYEAVHPVRNWTDIKRRVGPYRRCYVFTHGAMPGEPLVVLHVALKEEISDNIQTIVRGFSSLDAVEDINKVNAAVFYSISSTQPGLQGVELGNYLIKRVVRELQGEFPHLNQFSSLSPIPGFTNWLLGLLNEQRKEGPSNRILSDMEFRDIEEITGGQAYETMRKLLSTNEWVSSGHLVKALEPVLMRLCAWYLYGEKHRGYALNPVANFHLQNGATMWRLNWQADTSPRGLSASCGMMVNYRYFLQDTSANSSRYLKTKEIEASDQIRNLVLQFQKASKL; encoded by the exons ATGCTACTGTTAGGTTTTGTCAGGACAGTGTGTTATAATGCAAGGAATTGGCGGAAACGGGTATCAGTTACGTGTATAAATAATTTCAGAGGCTGGGAATGCTTGCAACAAGCTCCAAACTATCCGTATCTATATTTCAGAAAGCAGCGTCTCTGTTTTTCCAGCACAAGCTCTGTAAAAAACATGGAGGAAATATTAACGAGGACTGTGGATTCTTTACCCACGTATGAAACGAGAGATAAATCGCCCCCACCCCCCGAGTCCAGTAGTTTGGAGTTTATACAATTTTATAGAAGTCTGGACAAATCTCAGCGGCCTGAATTTCTGTTCAATCTTTCTTCAGATTTTGGGGTTGACCATAAGTGCGTGGCAGAATTATGTGCCAATGTGATGGACTCGCAGAAGAGGGATATATCGACTGTGCTGCAAGCGGAGGACAGGTTACGGTACTGCTTGACTCCGAGATATAAAGTGCTGCTCAATCACATCAGCAGGGTGGAAGGCGGGGTGAAATTTCTCGTGGACCTGAAAGCAGATGTTATTGAAATCCTTGCGTCGAAAACCAATGACAGCCCGCACATCAGG GATCTGAATGGCACCTTGAAGAGCATGCTGTCAGAGTGGTTTTCCGTGGGGCTGTTGAGCCTAGAGCGGGTCACTTGGAAATCACCTTGCGAGCTCCTTCAGAAAATTAGCCA GTATGAAGCTGTTCACCCAGTTAGAAACTGGACAGATATTAAGCGCAGAGTGGGTCCTTACAGGCGCTGCTATGTGTTCACTCACGGGGCAATGCCAGGGGAGCCCTTGGTGGTTCTACATGTTGCCCTGAAAGAAGAGATCTCTGATAACATTCAG ACCATTGTTCGAGGATTCTCTTCTCTGGATGCTGTGGAAGACATCAATAAGGTTAATGCTGCAGTCTTCTACTCCATCTCTTCAACCCAGCCAGGACTGCAAGGGGTGGAGCTGGGGAATTACCTCATCAAGCGGGTCGTGCGGGAACTCCAG GGGGAATTTCCTCATTTGAACCAGTTCTCCAGCCTGTCTCCCATCCCTGGCTTCACAAACTGGCTTCTCGGCCTCCTGAACGAGCAGAGGAAGGAAGGCCCCAGCAATCGGATCCTGTCAGACATGGAGTTCAGGGACATCGAGGAGATCACTGGGGGGCAAGCGTATGAGACCATGCGGAAGCTCCTGAGCACCAACGAGTGGGTGAGTTCGGGGCATCTTGTAAAGGCCTTGGAGCCGGTGCTCATGCGGCTGTGCGCCTGGTACCTGTACGGGGAGAAGCACCGCGGATACGCCCTTAACCCCGTGGCCAACTTCCACCTGCAGAATGGAGCCACCATGTGGAGGCTGAACTGGCAGGCTGACACCAGCCCACGAGGCCTCTCAGCCTCCTGCGGGATGATGGTAAACTACAGATACTTCCTGCAGGACACAAGCGCCAACAGCAGCAGGTACCTGAAGACAAAGGAAATCGAAGCTTCAGATCAGATTCGGAATTTGGTTTTGCAGTTTCAAAAAGCCAGCAAGCTTTAA